A window of Rosa rugosa chromosome 7, drRosRugo1.1, whole genome shotgun sequence genomic DNA:
AATTTATTGACCTTTCATGTAGGTATACATGCTATGTTACATAGATTTAAATGCATattatttattataattttgTAGAGTAGATTTTaggattttgaaattcaaaaattttaatatttaaaTTGAAAACAAAGTCCCGAAATTATGAGACTTTGATTTGTTTCCTTTATTTATCTTGAAGGGCAAAATGAACAACAAAAAAAGTGGTTGGACcgcaattaaaaataaaaaagtggcCGGACTATAATGAAAATTGATGTAGCAAATTGGACCTTGATTAAAATACCTCATAACTAAAATAGATATGGTGCGTCGAATAATTTGTCAAATAGTATAGATGAATCACCATTACTTCCAGATGAATATGAGCATTGCATAATTGTGAAACGCCATGAGGCAAGGACATGCATTTTCAAAAGCTCAGGTTACCTAAATAATACATCTGATTTCCATTGATGAGTTTGAAATAGAGAAAGGGCTTAGCTAAATTAGCACACTATGACGTGCAGGAGTTACTCATTAGAATTCACTCTTGAAATCAATTTCTAGCCTGAAAGAAAGGTTCATCACAATATATCTAATTTTGATGAACATAATAGATGACACAACTGCTAATGCACAAATGTGAGATGTAGATGCGGCTTATGAAGCAATGACTACATTTAAATTTGTCTTCATTATGCATCATGAAAGAAATTATGGAGATCACTGATGCACTTTGTCAAGCTTTGAAATGTCAATGTCAACACACTTTAAATCTCAtaaattgtcacgccccgaattttgaataaagaaaattcaaatctgAAATGCAATAACTCAACAAATTATCCAAATgcttagaaatttttttcacttagtctaagcaacaaaacaaaatgaGCTCACAAATGTCAATACCGAATCGATctctagagtcacatattatatTGCCAAGTGTATACATAAACTCGAAAGTATCAAAGTAAAATGTAAACGCTCACTAGGAGCATACTGCAAACAGCAGTGCAATAACAAACAAGGTTCTGAACCTAACACTGCTACAACTACAAGTCGTGATCTCAACTCTGGTTGCCCTGACTTGCAGGAATAATCCCTACACCATGGAAAAGTGCATCCAGTTGCAACAACAAACcaggtaagctttttaagctcgtatgagtaaaacTCAATTGAAATTACTCAAATCAACACATGCttataattttctcaacttatgaataaattaaagcaacaacactAAACTCCACAAATCACCCTTTCAACTCAAGTAAAACAACttacaattcaaatatgaaacCAAGTCCCTCCTTGgacaattaaaagaaagaatacactcgaaactctcttttaaaacgcGTATTCATGAGTCGTAAGTAACCACCTTGTTACCCTCATGACATacaatgacagacagactagaacTCTAACTGAATTGTAACCATAAACCCGACCAAAGGCATGGTTTCCGATAACCCACCCTCTGTCACTACTGTGACTCTCGGTCCTTAGACCCTTGCatggtacaaagaccaaaacatttaaagagTCACGCAAGACTCAAACATGTTACACCACAACTCAAAGTACTCATTCGAGACAATACAAGTCAACAATCACTTAATATATTACTTTCCCGAAAAGAGTGAATTCTCAAAACAATATAATGaataaaatcacaattattGTACTCACCACAATACCGCaaagagacacacacacacgcacatatcatttttataagaaaacttcattttaacttacccatgaactaTGGATGATCaaattcatataatttaaaataaatatttattccgAAAATAATTTCACAATTTATCAATTAGTCTAAAACAATAAAGGGAACTCTGTTCCTAAATGAACCTCGTGAGATTTAGTCACttctaaatcccgctgcgtcttttCTCACAGACGAGATAACGTACAAAACAACTCCGTCAAGCACCTAAGTAAAAtaaggtctcaacttagtacacaACTAAAAACGAAAGAGGTTACGGTTCAAAATGAGCACTTGAACAAAAAACTGAAGATTTCATCAATCAACACAGAACTTCCTCCGAGACTTCCCAAGGTCTCCGGATCActttctcaaaattatacgacgatccaacggttggatcttcACAAATCGCAAACTGAGTAAACCGAAACTACGTTAAACCTAACATGCTTCAAAAGATCACAAAATGACCccataatatatcaacatgctcgtatcgacgagtagaagacaatTGTGAAAACAGAAGTCCAAAAACTGGCCGGATGCTCGCCACCAGTGGCTGCGCGTGGGCTTCACGCTCCGCCCGGTCAACCTCAAAACTAGGTTGATCCAACCGTCCAGAATATAGAGTACAACAAGAggagcaactttcatacctggagctaaggcCGAATCGAAGAGGATCGGCCTAGATCGCCGCCGAAGTCTCAAAAATTCAAATCGGGATTCTGAGCTCCACACTTCGATTCAAGTTGCAAGGCTTGTATGGATGTGTTTAGGAGGAGGAGAGCTTCAAAACCGAGTAAGTTTTGAGCTCAGTTGCCTCCGAAATCGAAAACTACAACCGAGTCTGCCGTCATCGAAAGGTGGGTCTTTGATCCGCCGCTTATGGCCTGAATCGATGGAAACTGGACCGGTAGGGAGGACGGCCAGGTGGAGCCGAGTTGGTCTATGGTGGTGGCGTCGCGGATGTCACCAGACGGCAAAGATATGGCCGGGTCAGGTCGGCCGGAAAGTAGagagaattagggttttgaaaaatCTAAAAACACTGATCAATCaggaaataataaaaatattttcaaaatttttctatttatagaaaattctcaaAATAGTACAAACttccgctgaccataacttcatcatacgatctccaattTTGCCAGAATCTTGTCGGAACCTCATCGAACTTGGTCGGAATCTAGCCGGAGGTCGCAAGTCATCGGAGGTCACTGGAGGTCATCAAAGATCTCATAAAAGTTTTAGGAGGTTTATTTACtctcaataaaagtttattgaccCCAATAAAATCTGTTATCGACCCCCAATAAAATAtgttattgcccctcaataaaagtcttattaagtttttattgcccccttatgaaaattttattgcccccaataaaagttttattgaagGTTAATAAtcagtgaaaaatgaaaatgtttgtGATTTTGAAAGTATTAAGAGGTTTATTGACCCCCAAATAAAATTAGGCGCAATAAAAGCCATGATTTCCCCGCAATAAatgttttattgcccccaataaaagttTTAAACTCCAACGACTGGATTCCGGCTAAACCCAAatcccaataaacttttattggagAGAGTGGCATGCTTGTAATTTTATAATTAAGCTTTGTCCAAAACAGTCTTTTTACTTTTAAATTGGATAAATAGGCACACTAATCTCTTAGGTCACGTTTGGTTCGCAAAAAGTAAGcatcaagaaagaaaagttgCTCCTTTCTTGCTTTTGGGatacaaaaggaaatgaaatattTTTCTGAAGGAAGAGAAAATAAGGGGGATAGGGGTTTCTTCCCAACCCCAAAGGAATCACTTATCCCCTTTATTTCCATGCATTAATTACTCATAACACATTACCTCATTGCAGTAATTACAAacattttaacaactttcctgataactttTCTTATGTTACCAAAGACCGGAATGGAAAGTTATTGAGAAATTTCATTTCtcttcccatgggaaagacaacGGAATTACATTCCTTTCAGTGAACCGAACGAAACCTAAGGTTGGCCTAAATTTGGGCATTTGGTCAAGACTCAAGACCCCATTCTTTTAGagatatttacttatttattatGTATATTGTAAAAGAATCGCATAATAGTTTATTATACACTCAAACATTGATGTGTTCCATGATATGCAAAAATGACGTGTGCCATTCTGGTGATTTAATTTTGACTTTCTCTTTTGTCAAAAATTTAGACATTTTACTTCATTGtagaaaataattttacaatttttatttgttatatatatatatatatacagatcctatccagagcggagctccgctttgaaaattaacgtgtgaagttccagtttttggtcacttttcggtcgcacatccacatctcgaccgttcaatttttaggtcctaatgtatagatcgtctctgcaaattttcagccaaaatgatgatcgttaagacattgataactgccttaaagctagtacggttcaggttgacagattcagtccgtccattggtttaagcgagttagataccttaacgatcattaatctgactgaaaatttgcagagatgatctatacactagtacctaaaaactgaacggtcgagatgtggatatgcgaccgaaaagtgacccaaaactcgaacttcacacgttaatttcaaagcagagctccgctctggataggatctgtatatatatatatatatataaatcctaAGAATCTAATATTAGTTTGAAAGAGTTTAATTTTGGAAGCAGAGACTACGAGACCATTGTTTTTTATGATGGTGAAGAATTGGTGCAAATGTTTCCAATGTTGATCGATTGATTGTGAGAAAATAAGGACATCATCAATGTAGACTATGGAAAAATGACTATATGGGTTGAAAATGTCATTCATAATATTTTGGAATTCACTGGGGGCATTTTTAAGACCGAATGGCATGACATTCCATTCATAATGACCGAAAGGGGTAACAAAAGCAGTTTTGTATTTGTCTTCTTCACTAATTTGTATTTGCCAGAAACCAGAtttcatatcaaatttggagaaaaTGACAGCATTATTTAATCTGTTAATGAGATCTCGTTTATTGGGGATAGGATATCGAATCCATTCTAGAACTGTATTGAGAGGTTTATAATTGATGACTAAGCGTGGAGTTCCTCTTTCTAATTCGGCATTTTTCTGCACATAGAAGGCAGGACATGACCATGGGGATTTACTTTGTCTGATGATTCTTTTGTGAAGtaaatctttaatttcttttttgcagaATTCCATGACTTCTTGATTCATTTGAATTGGACGGGCTTTGGTAGGAATATTTTTCTCATGGAATCCCTTAATATAAGGGAGAGTGACAATATGTTTTTTCCTATGCCAAAAGGCAGTAGGAATATCCGAACATAATTCGTTAATGATTTTTTCTTCGaatgttttgattttttgttgGAGAAAAGGTTCTTGgagttgagtatcgattcgtttaaaattgatttagggtttagggttatATATGGCCCTTTCACTAAGGGATCATTTTTTTAGCCATTTTAAGAGATCTCTTGtgggactcacttttcgattgcGTTTCGGCATCTGGACCGTTCaattttaggtcataatgtatagatcacttttgcaaatATTCAGCCAagttgatgatcgttaaggtatcaaacctCGATTTTAGCATGAGGAAATAAAATATGGAGAGTTTGGGAAGAAATCTACTTTGTGTGCAATCAGGAAAAGAAATAAAGAGAATATTTAAAATATTCAGCCAAGTTCGATATCCTCATAAAAATCACTTCTGCAAATATTCAGCCAAGTTGATGACCAATCTCTTGATCTCCTCAGAAAAATCACTGACTTCCAAAATTCAGATTCCATGGTCcggcaggaggaggaggagaaggcaTAGGATCATAGGGATTCATCGTGTTGTGGTTCGATGAATTTCCACCATGAAACAGCAAAGCAGTGGCTGCACTTGGTTGAACGAAGTTCTTAAATCCCTTAATAGCCCCGATAGCAGGGTTTTGCTGCATCAACATAGTGTTTTTCTTCATTAGCTCAGCTTGTTGCACCATTGCAGCATTTAGCTGCATTAGCTCATCTTGTTTTTGCCGCAACACTTCAGAGTGTTGGGGCCACCATACCACCAAGCTCCCTCAATGCACTCCCAAAGAAGTTTAGTTGTTGCTTATCGTCCATGCATTCAACGGACCTCTCATACCAGTGATGAGTCTGGTCGATCGGCCCTCTCCTCTTGATTaagaatttttcttttcatcttcTCATTTTGCAGATCCTCATTAATAGCATCTAATTCTGCCATGAGATCCTCTACTTTTCTTCTGCATGCAGCCTCCGTCAGTTGCTCAGTGTTGGTTGAGTAAGGATTCATGTTCTCATAGCGGTCAATGATGGTCTGCACAGAAGGGTGCCCGAACGAGAATATATTCTTTCCGGGGGAATCTATTATCACGGCAATCTCTGCACCAGTAAGGGTGCAGGGTTCACTACTGTTCTTGAAACGCCACAACTTCTTTTGGACAATGTACCGTTTACTGTCGTTTTCCAATTTGCGCATCTTGATTCTCTGACGACCCTTGTTGGCCCTAGCCACCATTGCAACAGTTAAAGGAATGAACAAAAAGTTTCTAACAATCACTTTGTTTGTgatgtgttgttgttgttttttagGATTTGGGAGGGGGGAATGTTTTATACCGTGTGTTTGGACATAGAAATTATGGTTTGTGCATATTTATAGATATCTAGAACTTTGCTGTCAATCAATTTTCTATTGTTTATTTAGTCATTAATATACTAGTTTAGGAAAATTAAGAATACTATGGCAATTATCATACATGATATATAGAATCTCCTAGAATTGTATTCCATTCTTAACCGAATACCTTCATTTCTTATTAATCACTATCAAAAGACCTGATCTAGTGAAGGATAATTTCCTGGCTCGTAATCCCTTCAaataatttcaacaaaaaaaaaaacatacgtACTTCTCAAATGATCAAATCTATACTTGCAAGTCTTAATGGAAGCTGATAAAAACACATATGCATGTTGCTTATATAAGGATATATGGTGATAAATGAATGTGTACATAAGCTTTGATGCGAGCAGCTCTAAATTAACTCTAGATGATTCAGCGAGACTATAATTTA
This region includes:
- the LOC133723151 gene encoding agamous-like MADS-box protein AGL62; this encodes MVARANKGRQRIKMRKLENDSKRYIVQKKLWRFKNSSEPCTLTGAEIAVIIDSPGKNIFSFGHPSVQTIIDRYENMNPYSTNTEQLTEAACRRKVEDLMAELDAINEDLQNEKMKRKILNQEERADRPDSSLQNPAIGAIKGFKNFVQPSAATALLFHGGNSSNHNTMNPYDPMPSPPPPAGPWNLNFGSQ